The segment GCGTAAAATTAGACTGACTCACTTTTTGTTGATATGAATAGAATAATGATGATCTGCTTTATCCATAATAACttatttttacattttgaataaaattcttTTCTTATAACTTTTTCAATCAAACTAACAGTACCtttgtctgtttcagacaaatatgaaaCCGGTCAACAGTACAAGGAAATGCCAGATAGGAAGAAAAGAAGCAGAAGCTTGATGTCAGAGGTTTAGTGATGAATGCCAAGATGCATCTTATGATATTATAATGTATCATCATGGATCAGTCAGTGAACTGTTTTAATCTGACGTTAAGCCCACAGGATGCCTTTGCAATGGCCGACCTTGGGTTTGAGAGGCTTAACAGAAAACCAAATTTCAGTGCAAAGGAGACACAGTACATCATTGACATGGTACGCAAGTACAAGTTTGTTCTCAATGAAAAGGCATTGGATAGTGCTACCAATGAAAGGAAGAGGGAAGTTTGGCAGTTGATATGTGATGGTATCAatgaaatgacaccaggtgtttcaaGATCAGTTGATGAGATTAGGAAACGGTGGCAGAACTTAAACTGTACGGCTCGAAAAGAAGCCTCAAAGTTCAAGAAATATCAAACGGAAGGGCTTGCTCCTCCACCCGTATCAAATTTCAGTCTGCAGATCTTGGGCATGGCCGATGAAACTCAGGAGGATGGGGGTCAAGACTTGGACATTAATCCCCATGCCATGAAAATAGAGATAGATCTTGCCAATGAGGACAGTCAAGACAACAGTATCCAGGATGTTCCAGGGTTTGCAAGTAGCCCAGGACACTCTTCTGGTGAAAGTAGCAAGTGTGAGAACTCCTCTGTGTTGAGTGCACAGGACCAGGTCTACATACCTCCAGTATCAACCCCTACCTCTGTTCAGCCAATAGATGACCAGTTGCCACTCAGCATGCCTGAATCAAGCAATAATAACCTCTCAAAGTTGGAGGGTTCTAGTCAGTCAGCATTATCATCTATACAGCAATCAAAATTCACAAGCAATGGATCATTGCCTCATAATGAGCAAGATGTTCCTCATCCCAGTGCAGCAAACAGACCTCAAGGATCAGGTAGCAGCGGATTTTTGCCATCCAAACCAACATCACAAACCTCAAATCAGGGAAACACAAGTCATTCAAGAAATCACAGAAGCAGAAATCTAAATCTGACAAATGACATTCAAATTCTTACTGATACCCTAACCTCGTGCTCTTCCTTTACTACCTCAAATACCTCAACAAGTAACAAATCAGGTTTCAAACAGAACAGTATTCAAGAAAGTGCAAAGAGGAGGCGTATTGATGACCAGTCAATGAAGCTCCATGAAGAACTGTTAGCAAGTGAGCGAGACTCCTTGTCCTTGGAGAGAGAGAAACTAAAGCTTGACAGAGAGAAACTGAAGATGGAACAGGAACAGATGGCAGTGGAGATGCAGAAGATTCTCATGGAGAAGGAGAAGCTGAACCTGGAGAAGGATGTGGAGAGAGAGAAGCTGAGGATGGATCGGGAAAGAGTTTCTCTGGAGATGCAGCAGGAGCGTCAGAAGCTTGCCTTGGAACGCGAGCGTCTGGAGCTGGCTCGAGACCAAGAGAGAGCTCATGGGCGACTGGAGCAAGAGAGATTAGACATAGAGAAGGAGAAAATGGCAATGGAACAAGAGAAACTGGCACTGGAAATAAGTTATTGGCGGCGGAAGTTACTTCAGACACGCTCCAGTCAGGATGATTGTGGATTTGATAGTTAAGCAGtataatgaatatttatatagGATTGTGGTAAATGTATTGACTCTTTGATGTTTCCATGAGAATGACCTTGAACTTTTGACCTGACTTAAATGTATTTATTCCAGTGAAAAAGCAAGCTTTTATTGTCAAAGTGCATGTATTGTCTCAGTTACAACACAGGTGaagatgaatatttttttactttttatttttATCTGCCAAGTGTTAAATACTATCAGTCAGTCATACAGTAACATGGTTGTACCAAATGATGTCACTTGTTCAGTATTATGAGAATATATTCCTGGTGAGGTAGTCTTGACAGGAGGGCATTGAGTGGAATTTCCCACTCCAGTCTACAACAAATCCTTTCATAAGGCCAATGTAGGATGGAGAATACCAGATACCTTCCTCCATTTTAGTTAAGAACATGTTAGAGCTCTCTtcttaatatattttaatctTGAACTCACAGTTATCCACTGCCTCCCTTGCTAAACAGAGGGATTAGGTTCTTGCAACGTAAGACAGATATGATCTGTCTCTTCTAGTGACCGAAGTTAATGATCCATATGACATAATGAAATCTTTATTTTCTTAGTaatattttgatgttgatgtccaatgctttgtttgatttttaattttgagATTTAATCGTAATACACCACCGCTATACAAGTGGTGTCTGCTTCTGTGCCTATTTTGAGctttattgtgtttttttaaaaataatgatataacAATGGTGCCACTTATAGAGCTCTGAACTCCATGCCACACAGGCATCCTCTAGGCACATGGCATGATGGGCATTTTATCCCGGGTAACCCAACTTGTAGTCATTTGATGTACTAGTGGCAGATAGGTATCTGGTATTTTGTAAGTCCTCAAACAAACATGGCTGATAGGTATCTGGTATTTTGCAAATGTACTACTGTACATGTTCTATATTAGTAATACCCATAAAGATCCAAGgtataattgatcttcagtaacccatgcttgttgtaagaggcaactaatgggatgggATGACTgagttgacaaatgtcattgtatccaaatgtTATTGTATCCCTGGATTGTCAATCCAGATCCTATAATTTACATACaactgccatatatctgtaacatactggacaaaaatagttagggatatatgcacattttgaaaatatgaataatgatatatttattcGTTGACAGTCTGATGAAGTATCAATCATAAATATTCCAATATCcttaaattattttgtccagtatatttttgATTTGGTTGAGTGGCATTCATCTCATTGCTAGCagtaatattgccgagtgtggcatacaactaaactcactcactcattcattcactctatTGATAAATTTCAGAAATGCTTTCTATGCATACAGAACTATTCTCAAACAGCTTTGAATGTGATGTACAGTTAGCCAAATGCCCTAAATAGTGCAGTATATAAGGAGGGCACATGGCAACTTAATAACCAGTATCACAGTTAAACACTCAGGAGAGGGAAGGGAATATTTTCGAGGcagaataatgaaaaaaaattctgAATTCCATGGATCAGGAACTGGTCAGTACGTTTAGAAGAAAGGACATATCATAATactggttggaatattgctgcatccattctaaacaaacacagtggtacatgtatttgaaatttGGGATGTCATTGGCTGAACATGGAAAGACTAAGAGGACAGTACATTAGGTCTTTAATTGTGCAATATTATTTTCAGTCATAGCGTCAGCCATCAACACAAGGTGCACTTACCTAAACCGTCAAATGTCTGCATTTATCATTAACAAACATAAtatttaaactgatttttgatGTTGTCCAAAAAATTGTTGtagttattgttttattttccattGGTGTAAAATTCTGAAAGAAAGTGCGTTTAAGATATTTTGACTTCTACTGATATAGAATGGCATGTAGTGATTTATTGTGAGTAAATGTTGAACTGTGCTGTATCATG is part of the Haliotis asinina isolate JCU_RB_2024 chromosome 6, JCU_Hal_asi_v2, whole genome shotgun sequence genome and harbors:
- the LOC137287420 gene encoding myb/SANT-like DNA-binding domain-containing protein 4, with translation MDQSVNCFNLTLSPQDAFAMADLGFERLNRKPNFSAKETQYIIDMVRKYKFVLNEKALDSATNERKREVWQLICDGINEMTPGVSRSVDEIRKRWQNLNCTARKEASKFKKYQTEGLAPPPVSNFSLQILGMADETQEDGGQDLDINPHAMKIEIDLANEDSQDNSIQDVPGFASSPGHSSGESSKCENSSVLSAQDQVYIPPVSTPTSVQPIDDQLPLSMPESSNNNLSKLEGSSQSALSSIQQSKFTSNGSLPHNEQDVPHPSAANRPQGSGSSGFLPSKPTSQTSNQGNTSHSRNHRSRNLNLTNDIQILTDTLTSCSSFTTSNTSTSNKSGFKQNSIQESAKRRRIDDQSMKLHEELLASERDSLSLEREKLKLDREKLKMEQEQMAVEMQKILMEKEKLNLEKDVEREKLRMDRERVSLEMQQERQKLALERERLELARDQERAHGRLEQERLDIEKEKMAMEQEKLALEISYWRRKLLQTRSSQDDCGFDS